One Candidatus Hydrogenedentota bacterium DNA segment encodes these proteins:
- the coaD gene encoding pantetheine-phosphate adenylyltransferase translates to MKNRIAVYAGSFDPPTLGHLDLVARAAKIFDKVIVAVAQNEAKQALFSVPERLEMLHEMTASMKNIQIAQFRGLTVDFARKHGAVALIRGLRVVSDFEFELSMAINNQKLNPDVDTVCLMPSEPYLFLSSRQVKEIASFGGKVCHYVTPEVESRLRAKFADT, encoded by the coding sequence ATGAAGAATAGGATTGCGGTGTATGCGGGCAGTTTCGACCCCCCCACCCTGGGCCATCTGGACCTGGTGGCGCGGGCGGCGAAGATATTCGACAAGGTGATTGTGGCCGTGGCCCAAAACGAGGCCAAACAGGCCCTGTTCTCCGTGCCGGAGCGGCTCGAAATGCTCCACGAGATGACCGCGTCCATGAAAAACATCCAGATAGCCCAGTTTCGCGGGCTCACGGTGGATTTCGCGCGCAAGCACGGCGCCGTGGCGCTCATCCGCGGCCTCCGCGTCGTCTCCGATTTCGAGTTCGAGCTGTCCATGGCCATCAACAACCAGAAACTCAACCCCGACGTGGACACGGTCTGCCTCATGCCCAGCGAGCCGTACCTGTTCCTCAGTTCGCGCCAGGTGAAGGAAATCGCCTCCTTCGGCGGCAAGGTCTGCCATTACGTCACTCCCGAGGTCGAGTCGCGCCTCCGCGCCAAATTCGCGG
- the larC gene encoding nickel pincer cofactor biosynthesis protein LarC, with product MKTLYFDCFSGVSGDMTVGALLDLGADFDALRAGLDSLGVPGYRVAAERVVKKGVSATQFRVLIEPDTDKPHRHLRHVVEIIRRGDLPETVKERSIAVFARIAEVEAAIHGTTVERVHFHEVGAIDSIVDVVGAHLALRLLGVGRVVVSPIQVGCGTIQCAHGVMPVPAPATAALLRGAPACGGGVEGELATPTGAALMTAWAESFGPMPAMTVEGVGYGAGTKDLPDRANVLRAVLGEADAAAGAAGGDASGETVTVIETLLDDMSGEMLAPAMEALLAAGARDAFITPAFGKKGRPAQLLTVLCDVGQVSGIVRCLFAHTTTLGVRMRGERRVTLARSWKTVQTPQGRVRVKVAEFEGAPSTAHPEFEDCRVRAEAAGVPVRRVIEAAQAAAQRGEWCDEE from the coding sequence ATGAAAACGCTGTACTTTGACTGTTTCAGCGGTGTCAGCGGCGACATGACCGTGGGCGCCCTGCTGGATTTGGGCGCTGATTTTGACGCCCTTCGGGCGGGGCTGGACTCGCTCGGGGTGCCGGGCTACCGTGTCGCGGCGGAGCGGGTGGTGAAAAAGGGGGTGTCCGCCACCCAGTTCCGGGTGCTCATCGAGCCGGACACGGACAAGCCCCACCGCCATCTGCGCCATGTGGTGGAAATTATCCGGCGCGGCGACCTGCCCGAAACGGTGAAGGAGCGGTCCATCGCCGTGTTTGCCCGGATAGCCGAAGTCGAGGCCGCCATTCACGGCACCACCGTCGAACGGGTGCACTTCCATGAGGTGGGCGCGATTGACTCCATTGTGGACGTGGTCGGCGCGCATCTGGCCCTGCGCCTGCTCGGCGTGGGGCGCGTGGTGGTCTCGCCAATCCAGGTGGGGTGCGGCACCATCCAGTGCGCCCACGGGGTGATGCCCGTGCCCGCCCCGGCCACGGCCGCCCTGCTCCGGGGAGCGCCCGCCTGCGGCGGCGGGGTGGAGGGTGAACTGGCCACGCCCACCGGCGCCGCCCTGATGACCGCCTGGGCGGAGTCCTTCGGCCCCATGCCCGCCATGACGGTGGAGGGGGTGGGCTACGGCGCGGGCACCAAAGACCTGCCGGACCGGGCAAACGTGCTGCGGGCCGTGCTGGGCGAGGCGGACGCCGCCGCGGGCGCGGCGGGCGGGGACGCCTCCGGCGAGACAGTCACGGTCATCGAGACCCTGCTGGACGACATGAGCGGCGAGATGCTCGCCCCGGCGATGGAGGCGCTGCTGGCGGCGGGCGCGCGGGACGCGTTCATCACCCCGGCCTTCGGCAAGAAGGGGCGCCCGGCGCAGTTGCTGACCGTGCTGTGCGACGTCGGCCAGGTTTCCGGCATCGTCCGCTGTCTGTTCGCGCACACCACCACCCTGGGCGTGCGCATGCGCGGGGAGCGCCGCGTGACCCTGGCCCGTTCATGGAAAACCGTGCAAACCCCCCAGGGCCGGGTCCGGGTCAAAGTGGCCGAGTTTGAGGGCGCGCCGTCCACGGCGCACCCTGAATTTGAAGATTGCCGGGTCCGCGCCGAGGCGGCGGGGGTGCCTGTGCGGCGTGTCATCGAGGCGGCCCAGGCGGCGGCCCAACGCGGGGAATGGTGTGATGAAGAATAG
- the larB gene encoding nickel pincer cofactor biosynthesis protein LarB: MNAAQILELLQAVAAGETTPDAGLERLRSLPFEDLGFAKVDHHRALRKGYPETIFCAGKTPEQVVAIAERMRGHGSNVLGTRCTPEVISAVLAECPGAVHHEAARAFTITVNPPEPLDGYVAVVCAGTSDIPVAEEAVVTCESLGSRVERVYDVGVAGIHRLLGQRERLLAADALVVCAGMEGALPSVVAGLVNAPVIAVPTSIGYGASFGGIAALLGMLNSCATGLTVVNIDNGFGAAVAASAINRIANGLR, encoded by the coding sequence ATGAACGCGGCGCAAATTTTGGAACTGCTCCAGGCGGTGGCGGCGGGGGAAACCACCCCGGATGCGGGGCTTGAACGGCTTCGTTCCCTGCCCTTTGAGGACCTGGGTTTCGCCAAGGTGGACCACCACCGCGCCCTGCGCAAGGGCTACCCGGAAACCATATTCTGCGCGGGCAAGACCCCGGAGCAGGTGGTGGCCATCGCGGAGCGCATGCGCGGGCATGGCAGCAATGTGCTGGGCACCCGCTGCACCCCGGAAGTCATCTCGGCCGTGCTGGCGGAATGCCCCGGAGCGGTCCACCATGAGGCGGCCCGGGCCTTCACCATCACCGTGAACCCGCCGGAGCCGCTCGACGGGTACGTGGCCGTGGTCTGCGCGGGCACCAGCGACATCCCGGTCGCGGAGGAGGCGGTGGTCACCTGCGAGTCCCTGGGGAGCCGTGTCGAGCGGGTCTACGATGTGGGCGTGGCGGGCATCCACCGGCTTCTGGGCCAGCGGGAACGGCTCCTGGCCGCCGACGCCCTGGTGGTCTGCGCGGGCATGGAGGGCGCCCTGCCCAGCGTGGTGGCGGGACTGGTGAACGCGCCGGTCATCGCGGTGCCCACCAGCATCGGCTACGGCGCAAGTTTCGGCGGCATCGCCGCGCTGCTCGGCATGCTCAACTCCTGCGCCACCGGGCTCACGGTGGTGAACATAGACAACGGCTTCGGCGCGGCGGTGGCGGCCTCCGCCATCAACCGCATCGCGAATGGACTGAGATAG
- a CDS encoding flavodoxin, with the protein MGSVSIIYGSTTGNTEEVAELVARELNGSVQVIKDIAKASAADFSAAEILLLGTSTWDDGQLQQDWEYFFPQLDTIDLTGKKVALFGLGNAQGFSGQFVDALGKLYHKIAERGATICGFWPTDGYTYKSSGAVLNGHFCGLALDQENDRQKTPQRVKAWVAQIRQEMNF; encoded by the coding sequence ATGGGTTCGGTAAGCATCATTTACGGGAGCACCACGGGCAACACCGAGGAGGTGGCGGAGCTTGTCGCCCGCGAGTTGAACGGTTCCGTGCAGGTCATCAAGGACATTGCCAAGGCTTCCGCGGCGGACTTTTCCGCGGCGGAAATCCTTCTGCTGGGCACCTCCACCTGGGACGACGGCCAGTTGCAGCAGGACTGGGAGTATTTCTTCCCCCAGTTGGACACGATTGACCTGACCGGGAAAAAAGTGGCCCTCTTCGGCCTGGGCAACGCGCAGGGCTTTTCCGGCCAGTTTGTGGACGCCCTGGGCAAGCTGTACCACAAGATTGCCGAGCGGGGGGCGACCATTTGCGGGTTCTGGCCCACGGACGGCTACACGTACAAAAGTTCCGGCGCGGTGCTGAACGGCCATTTCTGCGGGCTGGCCCTGGACCAGGAAAACGACCGGCAAAAGACCCCGCAACGGGTCAAGGCCTGGGTCGCGCAAATCCGCCAGGAGATGAATTTCTGA
- a CDS encoding DMT family protein: MEKLYAVLLLVGSNMFMTYAWYGHLRDMKGRFLLLVILSSWAVAFFEYCLQVPANRIGHQVFSLQQLKVMQEVISIGVFAVFSVAYMRESLRLDFLWASLCLVAAAWFMFRGGAAAH, encoded by the coding sequence ATGGAGAAGTTGTACGCGGTGCTGCTGCTTGTCGGCTCCAACATGTTCATGACCTATGCCTGGTACGGGCATCTCCGGGACATGAAGGGCCGCTTCCTGCTGCTGGTGATTCTGTCAAGCTGGGCCGTCGCCTTCTTTGAATACTGCCTGCAGGTCCCCGCGAACCGCATCGGCCACCAAGTCTTCTCCCTCCAGCAGCTCAAGGTGATGCAGGAGGTCATCAGCATCGGCGTCTTCGCCGTCTTCTCCGTGGCGTACATGCGCGAGTCCCTGCGCCTGGACTTTCTCTGGGCCTCCCTGTGCCTGGTGGCGGCGGCGTGGTTCATGTTCCGGGGGGGCGCCGCCGCGCACTGA
- a CDS encoding transcriptional regulator: MSELDRVIHEPARLRILTLLSGLDEADFNFLLNTAGLTKGNLSSHMDKLEKAGYVEVRKSFNGRVPHTDFSLTPAGAEALAEYWRAIDAIRSLQENP, from the coding sequence ATGAGTGAGCTCGACCGGGTCATACATGAGCCGGCGCGGCTGCGCATCCTCACCCTGCTTTCGGGGCTGGACGAGGCCGATTTCAATTTCCTGCTGAACACGGCGGGGCTGACCAAGGGCAACCTGTCGTCCCACATGGACAAGCTGGAGAAGGCGGGCTATGTGGAGGTGCGGAAAAGCTTCAACGGACGCGTGCCCCACACCGATTTCAGCCTGACACCGGCGGGGGCGGAGGCGCTGGCGGAGTACTGGCGGGCCATTGACGCGATACGTTCGCTGCAGGAGAACCCATAA